A segment of the Lampris incognitus isolate fLamInc1 chromosome 19, fLamInc1.hap2, whole genome shotgun sequence genome:
GCTACAATAAGCCGACAACAATTACATTTGAGCATTCGGTGGCCAAGTGCCCTGTGAGGCAACTCACTTTATCAGTTTTATCAGTTTATCCGATAGAGAAAGTGAAAAGCCTCTGGTCATAAGTTGCTTGTTCTTACTCGGATGCTTTTATGCCACAGAAATCTCCTCCCTAAAATATATTCACATCGCCGTGTCGCCAGCCTGCAGGCTCAGCGTGCTCGCTTATTGGTAAGCTCCTCTCGCTCCTTCAAGGTGAACAACGTGGACATCAGCAACGTGCCCCACAGCTTCGCCCGCTCCACGCTGGCGCGTCCCTGCACCACCCTGCAGCTGACCGTGCTCCGGGAGCGCCGCTGCGCCTCCCGGGCGCCTccgtcctcttcctcttcctcctccaccccGGTGGTGCCCCATGCCCCCTGCTCCACCCCCGAGGGCACCCCGTCCAGCCCCGCCAGCCTGAGGATCACCCTCCATAAACGGGACTCCACGGAGCAGCTCGGCATCAAGCTGGTACGGAGGACGGATGAGGCGGGGGTGTTCGTGTTGGACCTGCTGGAGGGAGGCCTGGCGGCCAAGGACGGGAGGCTGTGCAGCAACGACCGCGTGCTGGCGGTCAATGACCAGGACCTGCGCCACGGCACCCCCGAACAGGCCGCTCAGATCATACAGGTGACAGCGGATTCACTTGCTTTGGTACTGCATTATAGATTTGTTGttgtggaggttttttttttttctagagtTTTCTTTACTTCTGAATTCGTGCAACCCTAAAGACAAATTTGGAGAAAGAGGTCAATATATGTCTCAAGTGTGATGTCAATTTCATGTCCGGTTAAGGGATTCTGGATGCCGCCTTGTTTCAGTCCAATTGGAAAAATGCACAGGAGTGTAAAAATAATTGCCTTTAACTACGTTAAGCTATGTTAAAGGCAGATAGCGCCCTACGTCCAGGGCTAATGTTGACTCCTTTCGCTTCGGAGGATTACTTTCTTACGCTATTCTAGACTGGTGGGAGGTGGATTACGGTCAGTTTTGAAGCTGCATTAAGTTTCTTGCAATTGTTACTTTAGCATAGGCTGTATTTGCCCCTGACGTCCACCAGTGGCAGATGCTCTCATAGTCTGCTGATGCAAGATCTGCGTCATGGTTGTTAGCGAAATAGTTCTTCAAATTTCACCACCGCGTTAGACTATGCAATAACCTCGATAAACTTCATTTCTAGTTATATTACACCACAATTTCAAAAGCAGAATGATCGGCGCTCTAGAGGTCCTCAGCGGTCTCTTTGAGAGGTAGACTAGGAGACGAAGGTGAAGGAATTTGTTAATCCAGGCAGGGACAAGCTTGTCCCTGAAGCGCCGCTTCTGGTTTTGCAGGCCAGCGGAGAGAGAGTCCATCTGTTGATCGGCCGGCCCAGCAAGCCGACTCCTCCACCGCCACCTAAGTCGACCTCCACCAGAGACCTCTACTGCCTTGACCACTTCCTGCCCAaccacagctcctcccccagCCCTGTGCCCGTGCACCTGTCCCGCACCAGCACCCACAgagtgagcagtgtgtgtgtgtgtgtctgtgtgtgtgtgtgtgtgtgttttctttttcagctATAtgtgtgaggaccaatttgggtTTTTAATCATAAGAgtggggacttttttttttgcaaaattttaTCCAATTCTCACCTCCTCGAGGGTATATTTTAAGGGTGGGACTTGCATTGAGCGttgaggttagaattaggattaagatctcggttcgaatccccgtgttacctccggcttggtcgggcgtccctataggcacaattggccctgtgtgcgggtgggaagccggatgtatgtataggtatgcgtcctggtcgctgcactagcgcctcctctggtcggtcggggtgcctgttcggggggggggggggaaactcctcactttcaggtgaaaagaggcggctggtgactccacatgtatcagaggaggcgtgtggtagtctgcagccctccccagatcagcagagggggtggagcagcgaccgggacggctcgaaaactCGGGTAACTGGCGAAGTACCacagaggagaaaaaggggagggggggcttcCCCCCTCCCTAATAAAAAGAAGAATTAGGATGAGCTTATGGTtatggttagagttagggttaggcgtgtagttctgatggtttaAGTTAGGAGTTCGGGGGGAGGGACACATGTAGTCAATTAGAATATAGATAAACAAGCATGTGTGttatttttttgtatgtgtgttgttTAAAGTTGGTTGTGAGAGTTGTCAGATCTGGCCCCTCTCGTCCTCCTTGACTCAGCTACATgtgcataaatgtgtgtgtgtgtgtttgtgtgtgtttaccgTGTGCGACTTGCAGGACCTCGCCCAGTGCATGACCTGTAAAGAGAAACACATCACTGTGAAGAAGGAGCCCCACGAGTCCCTGGGCATGACTGTAGCCGGGGGGCGGGGCAGCAAGAGCGGCGAGCTGCCAATCTTCGTGACCAGCGTCCAGCCGCATGGCTGTTTGTCAAGGGACGGACGAATCAAACGAGGTAAAAAATTCCCCAGGCGTCGGTCATGTCTCCCCCTGCATCCCAGTTTCATTCAAGTCCATTCAAAACGAATCACTGGAATAACAAAAATAaacccaaaataataataaaaaagaaaaaatgggtggcgcggtggttagcgcgctcgcctcacagcaagaaggttctgggttcgagccccggggtagttcaacattggggggtcgtcctctgtgtggaggttgcatgttctcccccgtgtctgcgtgtgtttcctccgggggctccggtttcctcccacagtccaaagacatgtaggtcaggtgaatcggccgtgctaaattgtcccccaAGTGTGAACGTGTGAAtgcatcggccctgtgatggtccgggggcctgtcgagggtgtctccccgtctgcctcccaatgactgctgggataggctccagcatccagtgaccccgattgggataagcggcttggataatggatggctggaaccCAAAATCAGGACGTTGCCAAATCACTGCAGCACAAACAATCATGATTTTTAacgttatttatctatctatctatctatctatctatctatctatctatatgtgtgtttgtgtgtgtatatatatatatatatatatatatatatatatatagtaagcaTAATACTCTGGCAGCAGCCATGAGACTGAGTAGTCTTCTgtatgtgtctgtgaatgttctcattgttcTGTCTTTGAAATAGCGCTGAAATGAATGTGGAAACGTGTCCGTCTGCCAGTCGTGTCAATGGCAAACGCCCTTTAAATGTGAAACCGCAACCCTTCCTTCCTGGTCTGAAACAACCTTCGGTCGGCTACACTGAAGTTCATCACACTGTACAAGAGAATGTGAAGAACAACGCTGCATACAGTTGTTGTTGTCGCGAGCGCCATACAAAGAGGGTAATTCACAAGATTCTCCACACAAGTTCAGATGTGTTTAAGAGGCGCACGGTAGACCGTTTAGTATTATGGCTGCAAATGAAGTGTTATCTCtacaaaatctccctctcaccctttttttttgggggggggggtgtcgtccTCAAGCTCGGCTCCTCTAccggaggcctgggagtttgagggttctgtgcagtatctcagCTGTTCTTGGGACGGCACTCTTCCGGACAGAGACCtcggatgttgttcctggaacctGCTGGAGCCCCTCtctcagtttgggggtcacagcccctagtgctcctattaccactgggactactgtggatttcaccttccacatccgatctagtccttccctcagcccttggtacgTCTCTAGCTTCTCGAGTTCTTTCTTCCCGATGCTGCCGTCGCTCGGGAGTGCTACGTCCAACTCTacggctgtcttctgttccttgtcgaccaccgcgatgtctggttggttagccagcacctgcttgtcagtgtggaacttgaagtcccacaggatcttagccctGCCCTTCTcagccacctttggtggtgtctcccatttggacttggggacttccagtctgcgttcagtacagatgttcctgtacactatcccagccacttggttatgtctttcagtgtacactttcccaaaaAAGCACACATTGatatactgatatatatatactacacacacatacagacacacacacattacatggtCAAAAGTACATGAACACCGaagcatcacacccatatgtgcttctTGAACATCATTCCAAAGCCATGGACATTAATATGGAGTTCCCCtgcctttgctgctataacagcctccggtcttctgggaaggctttctacTAGATTTTGGAGCGTGCCTGCAGGGATTTGCTCCcagtcagccacaagagcattagtgaggtcaggTACTGACGTTGGGCAGAAGGTCTGGCTCACATTTGGCATTCAGTTTAATCCCAAAGGCGTTGGATGGGGTTAAGGTCAGGCCTctctgcaggccagtcaagttcttccacaccaaactcagcaaaccatatCTTGTTGGACCTGGCTGTTGGTGCAGGGGGGTATCGTCAGGCTGAAACAGGCAAGGGCCTCCCCTAAACTGTTGCCACGAAGCTGGAAGCACAcagttctctagaatgtcattgtgtCCTGTAGCATTAAGAGTTCCCTTCCCTGGAGCTAAGCGCCAAGCCCAAATCATGAAAAACAGCCCCCTTCCTCCTCCATTAAACTTAACTGGTGTTGGCACTATGCATTGGGACAGGTAgccttctcctggcatccaccaaacctaGATTGGTCTGTTAGACcgccagatagtgaagcgtgattcatcgtCCCAGAGAACACATTTCGCCGGCTCCGGAGTCCAATGGTGGTGTTCTTTACATGTGCGCAATGCCAGCCGACGCTCGGCATTGTGCacggtgatcttaggcttgtgtgtggctgctcaGCCATAGAGATCCATCTCATGAAGCTCCAGACTAGCAGTTCTTGTGCCGGCGTTGCTTCCAGAGACAGTTTGTAACTCGGTAGTGAGCGCTGAACCGAGGACAGACTAGTTTTACGCGCTTCAGCACTCGGTTATACCGTTCTGTGGTCTTGTGCGACCTACCGCCTCACGGCTGAACTGTTGTTGCTCCGAGACATTTCCACGGCACGATAACAGACTTGCAGCtgaccggggcagatctagcagggcaggaaTTTGACCGGCTGACTTGTTGGaagggtggcatcctatgacggaGCCCCGCTGAAAGTCAGCGAGCTCTTCAGTACGACCCGTTCTACTGCATATGTGTGTCTAAGGACACCGCGTGGCTGTGTGCTCGATTTTATGCACCTACcggcaatggatgtggctgaaatagccaagtccactcattagaaggggtgtccacataccaTATAGTGCACACACGTacgtatatatagagagagacagacagacagacagagacagagaaataatGTTGAAAGTTGCAATTGTAGGGGTGTCCAAGTAGCGTAgtagcctattccgttgcctaccatcgaggagttcgccggttcgaaacatattacgtgttacctccggcttggtcgggcgtccctacagacacaattggccgtgtctgcaggtgggaagccggatgtgggtatatgtcctggtcgctacactagcgcctcctctggttggttgtggtccatgttcaagggggagggggaactggggggaatagcgtgatcctcccacgtgctacatccccctggggaaactcctcaccgtcaggtgaaaagaagcggctggtgactccacacgtatcggaggaggcgggtggtagtctgcagccctccccggatcggcagagggggtggagcagcgaccaggatggcttggaagagggggggtaattggctggatacaattggggggggaggagggaaatTCCAAAATAAAAATTGCAATTGTTGCCCTTTAAGTAAATACGCATCAACagctcccctccctctctttccacTCCCCACTGTCTCCTCTCAGGCGACGTACTGCTGAGCATCAACGGGCAGGACCTGACCTACCTGAGCCATAGTGAGGCGGTAGGCACCTTGAAGGCCAGCGCCGCCTCGCCCTCGGTCCAGCTGCGGGCCCTGGAGGTCAGCATGGTGGAGGAGCACGGCCAGGACCAGCTGCTCCCTCACACCCACGACAGCGACTACGACGCCAGCTGGTCCCCCTCCTGGGTCATGTGGCTGGGCCTGCCCAGGTAAGCACACAGGAAACACCAGGGACACGAGATAACGTGCGACCCGAGAGCAGAAAGCAGGGCGGCCTCGCCGTGGCTTTTTCCAAATccacttttgaatgtcaatacgGGAGCACTTGAACAACGCTTTGTGTCGGAACACCGCCGCCGCTGCTACACCGGGGTGTGTTCGGGGGGTCGTACCAGGTCGACCTGGAGCGATGCCAGGAAGGACTGTGATTTATGTTATGGATTATCACTGGAAGCACACGTAGTGGTCTAGTCTTTTACCTCAGACTGGTCCTTCCACCAACTcctaccccctcccctccctccatctctttctcaccccccccctcccaccttcCTTTCTGTTTAACATCTCCTCCTCAGGCTCCTCCTCTCATCGGCCTCTTCTTTCCTCGCTCTATGGGGGTGCACAGTTAAACCGAGAAAAATAAAAACTATCGCCAATTTCAAATAGCGATTTGAGGGTTTTCATTGGATGGggaaatgttttttttggggggtgggcgGGTGGGACTGCTTCTAAAACTAAGGTGCACTGTTGTTATGTACAATCCCTGACCTAGAAATCGACTTTCTCTTTtttggagaatttttttttcctccctccatTTAATCTTCCCATGCAAATCCTGAATATTAGCCTACCTACATGCCCACATCTGTTGCAATTTGTGTAATCCCAAtgctcagcgggggggggggggggggggaatcagcaGCATCATTTTTTCAATACCCGTGCCATCCTAAATCCCTCCTGTTGACCTTTTTTCCACCCGTCTCTTCCAGTTTTTTccgcttttttttgtttgttatacaTTTCCCACTCCTTTGTCATGAGGCTTTAATCGCTCTGTCCtaattctgctctctctctctctgtctctctctctctctctctctctctctctcccagctaCCTCCACAGTAGCCATGAGATTGTACTGCGCAGAAGCCACCCCGGCAGCTGGGGTTTCAGCATCGTCGGAGGATACGAGGAAAACCACAGCAACCAGGCGTTCTTCATCAAAACCATCGTGCTCGGAACGCCCGCCTACTATGACGGCCGCCTCAAGTGAGTCATCGGTCACACGACCCTCGTCTGCCGTTGTATGTGAAGCGCAACCTCTGGCTGCTCTCTGAGTGGCAGATCCATTGGTGTCAAGAGTTTCAGAAAGGCATTCAGGGAGGGTGTGGTTAATGTTCCCCTGATTCagggccgtccgggtagcgtagcggtctgctccgttgcctgccaacacggggatcaccggttcgaatccccgtgttacctgcgccttggttgggcgtccctacagacacaattggctgtgtctgcgggtgggaagccggatgtgggtatgtgtcctggtcgctgcactagcgccccctctggttagtcagggcgcctgttcaggggggagagggaactggggggagtagcgtgatcctcccacaccctacgtcctcctggtgaaacgcctcactgtcaggtgaaaagaagtggctggcgactccacatgtatcggaggaggaatgtggtagtctgcagccctccccggattggcggagggggtggagcagtgaccggaacggctcggaagagtggggtaactggccaagtacaattagggagaaaaaaaaggggggggggtccccgatTCAGAGTGAATGTCGTCTTCCCTGACCTGTGCAGTTTTAACGTTCTCACGCCGACATATAATGAATGCTTTAAACGCACCAAATGCTTTGTGTCTGTCATCACAAGTGAGTCGTCTTTGAGATCCCTCACAATAAAGCCGTATTTCAGTGATGCATCCCTCCGAGCCTTCATACCCTGTAGTCCATGCTGACTTGTCTCTCGCTGTGTCTTAGGTGCGGCGACATGATCGTAGCGGTCAATGGACTGTCGACGGCAGGAATGAGCCACTCGGCCTTGGTACCTATGCTGAAAGAACAACGTAGCCgggtggctctcactgtggtctCTTGGCCTGGAAGCCTAGCATAGCCGGGCCGGAGTCCAAGGCACGCTGAGCAGAGCTGCACGACATCAGTCCCGGTCCAACCAGAGCGCTCTGTATCGGGAACAACCCTCGGCCAACACGAACTGGTACATGCTATAATCACTCCATACTTGGTTTAGCCAGGACCAAAATCATTCAGGACttgggagggaggaggaagaccCAGCAGGACACGCCTGTCCTGACCAGATGGGAACTGGTCCAGATTGTGCCACGTCACTCGAAAAGACTGCACTCACATGCACTGCTGTGTTCATATGTCCATGTTGTCTTCACTCCCAAACAGGGAGGATTGGTACTGTAAAAACTGTAGCAGACTAGTATCTGGGCTGTAGTCACCTCACCGGGCTGTAGTAGACTCCAGGGCTGTATTCAGGTGGGCGCAACGTAGAAATCGGGATCATTCGTAGTCCGTGATCCTCTGCCGTGTAGCATCGTTATATAATCACTTAGGAGCGTTTCATCTGCAATACCTAACGTTGTATCCAGCTGAATAAGCCCCCGGCCTTATTAGAAACCTGCCACTCCCTGggggcgccgccgccgccgcccgccCACAGGCCTCACCACCATGACAGACAGCCAGCCGACCACTCCGCTGGAGTTTTatacatgtgtgaatgtgtgttagtttgtttaaTAAAGAGTTCTTTCAAAAAGGACTAAATGTCTCCGTCGGCTACCATGCTTTCTAGGATGCCGGTGCCACATGTGGACCACTCAGCAGAATTTCTGTGTGCCATTTTGGGACCGGCCAAGGAGATCTCCGTTTTGAAACGTCAAACGAAACAAGTGCTGCGGTGAGGGTTTATTTCACATCtagtttaacaaaaaaaaaaaaaaaaaaaagtggaactgAACAAAAATATTGGCTGGACATCCAGAATTCATCCAGACACTTTAAGCGCATCCTCATGGGTCGGTATTCAGCTTGACGTTAGCCAGCATTGCAGCCAGCTTGGTCTCTACAGCAGTGGATGCAGCCACAGCCGCTACTCGCCGTGCCTTGGACCAAGGCTGGTTATTTTTTGGATGCAGATTCTAGGAAGGGGGGGGCGGGTGACCATTCAAGTTTGGAAGCGAGATATTCTTGGTCTAaaaaggagaacggaaaaacAAGAACATCACCTGCAGTTTCCTCTTTGCAGGATCGTGCACCACCCCATGTCTCCACAAACTCTCCTAATGAGACAAATGCGTTCAGTTAGACGAGGCCAGATCAAGTACTGCTGCCCCAGCAAACAAAATTCACACCGTCAGCTTGAAGTCTGATTCGAGGAACGACAGACGGAAGCTGAGGAGATGTATGCCGGGGATGTCGGCTGTGACCGAGCCTCCGGTGCGGTAATGGTAAGGTTTAGTTTAAAATGGTAAAAGACGGTTCTTTGTCAGCAGAGGTTACCTTAATGGGGAAGCTCTTCTCACAGCCAGGATAGGCACAGCTAGGGGCCTTCCTTCCCTCGTGGTCTCCCAGTACGTGGTTCTTCAGGGTCGAGAGTCGTTTGAATGTTTTATCACACTCTTCTTTGGGGCACCGAAACAGCCTCCTCTCCCCAGTGTGGAAGTGCATGTGATGTTGGTGCAAGAACCAGGCAGTTAGAAACTGCTTTTTGCACATGCTAGCTTGACTGAGgaagatggaaaaaaaagaagaagtcatGCTTCTGCTGAACGTCGTGAACTGAAACAGTTTCAGGGTGTTCAtttttaacagacgggtcatgAAACTTGTCAGAGGCAGCCTAGCGTGGCACGTAGGGCCTTCACAGTTCAGCCGTACGTCTAGGTTTCTTTTTGTGCGTCTGGTATCCGGTCCATGTCTGGCCCAGGACAGTACAAGCCGTCCTCATCACAGCCGTAACCTGAAACAGAAAAGAGCGATGAGACGTCTGCTGCAACAGCTAGTTGGTTCACCTatctaaaaaaaaacaggttcaaaACTACCAACCATCATGCAGTCTCTCATGGTGCCTCAGTTTGTTATGAGAGGAGAACTCCATTGTACAGCTGCCCAAGGAACaactatgtgggggggggggtacaagttCAGATTGACACCGGTGTTGGGAcacaggaccaaaaaaaaaaagaagaagaaaatccaGTAATCCATGTTAACATTCGCTTAGACACACTCACTGAGAGGGCAGAAGCTGCGTGTGCTCATATTCATGGGCCTTCAGTTGGTTCCTCTTGTTGAAGGTCTTCTCACAGCCCTGACGGTCACACTGAAAGATGGTCAACCCACAgtatggtggggggaggggggggggcaagtcagCTGCACTCAATTCCAATGACTACTATTCTCTTGACATGTGtcagctcacacacacagcagagattCAGGGTTTGGTTTGCTTTACATCATAGCGCTTCTTCTGCTGGGGAGTTTGAG
Coding sequences within it:
- the lnx2a gene encoding ligand of Numb protein X 2a translates to MGSPCCEVGPAGEAEPALEPLCPECGQIHRTRENHLYNYRLEVDDDLVCHICLQPLVQPLDTPCGHTFCARCLRSFLQERDFCPLDRTRLQLQACRRSSILVHKLLDKLSVSCPLTPACSLSMPRCDLEAHLKHRCPGMRSQQTSVDGPRCESGDERATATSPPRSPHSPQTDLREITPSPHSNPSTARTGGPIWTEEPGLDNPAFEESTEEDSVVGLECVVPRVKRPLSNPCIHLLRSVSSTSSGWDCPESPPLSAEEGCVKLPSLPEGEITTIEVHRANPYVELGISIVGGNETPLINVVIQEVYRDGVIARDGRLLAGDQILQVNNVDISNVPHSFARSTLARPCTTLQLTVLRERRCASRAPPSSSSSSSTPVVPHAPCSTPEGTPSSPASLRITLHKRDSTEQLGIKLVRRTDEAGVFVLDLLEGGLAAKDGRLCSNDRVLAVNDQDLRHGTPEQAAQIIQASGERVHLLIGRPSKPTPPPPPKSTSTRDLYCLDHFLPNHSSSPSPVPVHLSRTSTHRDLAQCMTCKEKHITVKKEPHESLGMTVAGGRGSKSGELPIFVTSVQPHGCLSRDGRIKRGDVLLSINGQDLTYLSHSEAVGTLKASAASPSVQLRALEVSMVEEHGQDQLLPHTHDSDYDASWSPSWVMWLGLPSYLHSSHEIVLRRSHPGSWGFSIVGGYEENHSNQAFFIKTIVLGTPAYYDGRLKCGDMIVAVNGLSTAGMSHSALVPMLKEQRSRVALTVVSWPGSLA
- the gtf3ab gene encoding LOW QUALITY PROTEIN: general transcription factor IIIA, b (The sequence of the model RefSeq protein was modified relative to this genomic sequence to represent the inferred CDS: deleted 2 bases in 2 codons), which translates into the protein MEEGSQSKETFCSFVDGKARFSELWKVGAHLCKHTGLRPFSCDRCDKSFCTANQLTRHHRSGEKPYHCLLEGCSEAFATLASMKDHMAQTPQQKKRYDCDRQGCEKTFNKRNQLKAHEYEHTQLLPSHCSLGSCTMEFSSHNKLRHHERLHDGYGCDEDACTVLGQTWTGYQTHKKKPRRTAELQASMCKKQFLTAWFLHQHHMHFHTGERRLFRCPKEECDKTFKRLSTLKNHVLGDHEGRKAPSCAYPGCEKSFPIKESLWRHGVVHDPAKRKLQNLHPKNNQPWSKARRVAAVAASTAVETKLAAMLANVKLNTDP